One genomic window of Clostridioides sp. ES-S-0054-01 includes the following:
- a CDS encoding tetratricopeptide repeat protein produces the protein MPRKILDISLIEDNKSDLTFFNIEEEDGDETLKTLKQSYVTTNYKEETLLNLQGALNSKSDTTSKELKLESYKRYNNALDLAYKNYITSAINMVNKALEINPKDIDILNLRGLLKLLKCDFAKAFESFYTALCYENNHISRKYVNLISSEDFKTFLGRYNHSIRFINEELNYESIHILENIVEEEPELIEPYVILSLLYDKLGNIKKREGYLDKLKELDKDNPIFEKGEEEKKDTSKKEEVKKVKRKKNILPYIIVGCVLVGMGLYLIQNKKRIENLNNQISSKEEKLNETDKKLGETSKKLEKTNEELNEVKNKEPEREITIADEEDLYYQALDLKKNKEYKKAIDNFKSVVSSGKTKKYISESIYQLAITNKLIGNKDEAIKYYKKYINTYTKHDQYYDDSYYELGMLYYDNGDLKNAQQIFYSLRSEVPDSMYNNSKIKEILSEK, from the coding sequence TAATAAAAGTGATTTGACTTTTTTTAATATAGAAGAAGAAGACGGTGACGAAACATTAAAAACATTAAAACAGAGTTATGTGACTACAAATTATAAAGAAGAAACACTATTGAACTTACAAGGAGCTTTAAATTCAAAGTCAGACACAACATCAAAGGAGTTAAAATTAGAATCATATAAAAGATATAATAATGCATTGGATTTAGCATATAAAAATTATATAACTAGTGCTATTAATATGGTCAATAAAGCTTTAGAGATAAATCCTAAAGACATCGATATACTAAATCTTAGAGGGCTTTTGAAGTTATTAAAATGTGATTTTGCTAAAGCCTTTGAGAGTTTTTATACTGCTTTATGTTATGAAAATAATCATATATCTAGAAAATATGTAAATCTAATTTCATCTGAAGATTTTAAAACTTTTTTAGGAAGATACAATCATTCTATAAGATTTATAAATGAAGAATTAAATTATGAGTCAATACATATTCTAGAAAACATAGTTGAAGAAGAACCTGAGCTAATAGAGCCATATGTAATTTTATCTTTGTTGTATGATAAACTAGGCAATATAAAAAAGAGAGAGGGATACTTAGACAAACTTAAAGAGTTAGATAAAGATAATCCAATATTTGAAAAAGGTGAAGAAGAAAAAAAAGATACAAGTAAAAAGGAAGAAGTAAAAAAAGTAAAAAGAAAGAAAAATATTTTACCATACATTATAGTTGGTTGTGTTTTAGTAGGCATGGGTCTATATTTGATTCAAAACAAAAAAAGAATAGAAAATTTAAATAACCAAATAAGTAGTAAAGAGGAAAAGCTAAATGAAACTGATAAAAAGCTAGGAGAAACGAGTAAAAAATTAGAAAAAACGAATGAGGAATTAAATGAGGTTAAAAATAAAGAACCAGAAAGAGAGATAACTATAGCTGATGAGGAAGATTTATATTATCAAGCTCTAGATTTAAAGAAAAATAAAGAATATAAAAAAGCTATAGATAATTTTAAAAGTGTAGTTTCTTCTGGAAAAACTAAAAAATATATTTCTGAATCAATATATCAATTAGCAATAACAAATAAGTTGATAGGAAATAAGGATGAAGCCATAAAATATTACAAAAAGTATATAAATACTTATACTAAACATGACCAGTATTATGATGACTCATATTACGAGTTGGGTATGCTTTATTATGATAATGGTGATTTAAAAAATGCACAACAAATTTTTTATAGTTTAAGAAGTGAAGTTCCCGATAGTATGTATAATAATTCAAAAATAAAAGAAATTTTAAGTGAAAAATAG
- a CDS encoding CidA/LrgA family protein, producing MKVFNQLVIILCIWVLGEYISSFMQGVILIPGSIVGMLLLFLLLQFKVLDLSSIENVSGFFLDNMAIFFIPAGVSLIKSLDLIKENVLVLLLVICLSTLIVMYATGIIVEKMIKKKEEGQKNV from the coding sequence ATGAAAGTTTTCAATCAATTAGTAATAATTTTATGTATATGGGTATTAGGAGAGTACATAAGTTCCTTTATGCAGGGAGTCATACTTATTCCTGGGAGTATAGTTGGTATGCTATTATTATTCCTACTACTACAATTTAAAGTTTTAGATTTGAGTAGTATAGAAAATGTAAGTGGATTTTTCCTTGATAATATGGCTATATTTTTTATACCAGCAGGTGTATCACTTATAAAGTCATTAGACCTAATAAAGGAAAATGTATTAGTGCTTTTATTAGTTATATGTTTAAGTACACTAATAGTAATGTATGCTACTGGAATCATAGTAGAAAAGATGATAAAAAAGAAGGAAGAAGGGCAAAAAAATGTATAA
- a CDS encoding LrgB family protein, with amino-acid sequence MYNVLQTPVFGIIVTIVFFNLGRYIQRKTNNPICNPMLIAIIGIILFLSITQIPYENYKIGADNINFFLGPVTVVLAVPLYKQFELFKKHMLEILIGISCGILTSLLSVLIIGKIANSEISIINSLIPKSITTPMGISLANSLNGVESITVVAIIFTGIFGGMVASTVFKLGNINHPVAKGIALGTSAHALGTTKAFELGEVEGAMSGVSIGVSGTITVILIPIIMNFI; translated from the coding sequence ATGTATAATGTATTACAGACGCCAGTATTTGGCATAATAGTAACAATAGTATTTTTTAATTTAGGGAGATATATTCAGAGAAAAACAAATAACCCCATATGTAATCCCATGTTAATTGCAATTATTGGAATAATATTATTTTTAAGCATAACCCAAATTCCCTATGAGAATTATAAGATAGGAGCTGATAATATAAATTTCTTTTTAGGTCCTGTTACAGTAGTGCTTGCGGTTCCACTGTACAAGCAATTTGAATTATTTAAAAAGCATATGCTTGAGATTCTTATTGGTATAAGTTGTGGTATATTGACTTCTCTTCTATCTGTGCTGATAATTGGTAAAATAGCTAATTCAGAAATAAGTATAATAAATTCACTTATTCCAAAATCTATAACAACACCAATGGGAATATCTTTGGCAAATTCTTTAAATGGTGTAGAATCAATAACAGTTGTAGCCATAATTTTTACAGGTATTTTTGGTGGTATGGTTGCTTCTACAGTATTCAAACTTGGAAATATAAATCATCCAGTTGCTAAAGGAATTGCTCTTGGAACTTCTGCACATGCTCTAGGAACTACAAAAGCTTTTGAACTTGGGGAAGTAGAAGGGGCTATGAGTGGCGTTTCTATTGGAGTTTCTGGTACAATTACAGTAATACTAATCCCAATTATAATGAATTTTATATAA
- a CDS encoding YitT family protein — translation MSEVKNTLQKHPVLRYSTMLFGMLMTSIGINGFLRPAHLLSGGATGIATSINYLTNINVGLLTFLINIPIFILGFIYLEKEFCISSLVNMIVFSLLLGATQEISKIIPIHDILLQSVYGGILSGLGVGIVFRTRSSQGGTDIIAAILKIKKNIELKDTALAINGLIVLTGSFLFGLDLALYTLIGLFLNAYSMSFIKDAMNYQKSVMVMSNEVDLIAEDIMKSLVRGVTFLDAEGAYTHQKKKIIYTIVSSNEIPKIKDIALKHDKKAFISVNDVTEVKGRGFKAKDL, via the coding sequence ATGAGTGAAGTTAAGAATACCCTACAAAAACATCCAGTTTTAAGATATTCAACGATGTTATTTGGGATGTTGATGACATCTATAGGAATAAATGGGTTCTTAAGACCAGCACATCTACTTAGTGGAGGTGCTACAGGTATAGCAACATCCATCAACTATTTGACAAATATAAATGTGGGTTTATTAACATTTTTAATCAATATTCCAATATTTATCTTAGGGTTTATATACCTTGAAAAAGAGTTTTGTATTTCAAGTTTAGTAAATATGATTGTATTTTCATTATTATTAGGTGCAACTCAAGAAATAAGTAAGATTATACCTATACATGATATATTGCTTCAAAGTGTATATGGTGGTATATTATCTGGTTTGGGTGTTGGGATTGTATTTAGAACTAGGTCTTCCCAAGGTGGTACAGATATAATAGCTGCAATACTAAAAATTAAGAAGAATATAGAACTGAAAGATACTGCTTTAGCAATAAATGGCTTGATAGTACTTACAGGAAGCTTTTTATTTGGATTAGATTTAGCATTGTACACTCTTATAGGTCTATTTTTAAATGCGTATTCAATGAGTTTTATTAAAGATGCAATGAATTATCAAAAATCTGTTATGGTAATGTCAAATGAAGTCGATTTAATAGCAGAAGATATAATGAAGAGTTTAGTTAGGGGTGTAACTTTTTTAGATGCAGAAGGTGCATACACTCATCAAAAAAAGAAGATTATATATACAATAGTATCATCAAATGAGATACCAAAAATAAAAGATATAGCTTTGAAGCATGATAAAAAAGCATTTATATCTGTAAATGATGTTACAGAGGTAAAAGGAAGAGGGTTCAAAGCAAAGGATTTATAG
- a CDS encoding peptidase, with amino-acid sequence MKRLIALVLVILIVLFYSPEFLEEGYDLKEKFFQSEIWNEFLDKININNNFNKDKKEKNQNLQSNNTEGENLGKSDIKNFEKISLGDNLSQVLSSIGKPGRIDTSEYGFDWYVYNQYGKEFAMIGLENNEVVGLYSNSMNSCENQDIKINQDRQTVRTKITPLKYKRKGNTRYIINSENQYDIISKEGKYITIFYDIHEENRVCSYLIIDKSTEDRFKKLYPDDREEIKKCFELEVIDLVNSVRNQRGLNSLRYSEQATLSSRKHSEDMRDNNFFDHINKNNETPFDRMKREGIVYTSAGENIAAGQINAIYAHEAWMNSEGHRKNILGNYNNIGVGVIFGGSYKTYYTQNFYK; translated from the coding sequence TTGAAGAGATTAATTGCTTTAGTGTTAGTAATACTTATTGTTTTATTTTATAGTCCTGAATTTTTAGAAGAAGGATATGATTTAAAAGAAAAGTTTTTTCAAAGTGAAATATGGAATGAATTTTTAGACAAGATAAATATAAATAATAATTTTAATAAAGATAAAAAAGAAAAAAATCAAAATTTACAATCAAATAATACTGAAGGGGAAAATTTAGGAAAATCAGATATAAAGAACTTTGAAAAAATAAGTTTAGGAGACAATTTAAGTCAAGTTTTATCAAGTATTGGAAAACCCGGTAGAATTGATACTAGTGAATATGGTTTTGATTGGTATGTATATAATCAATATGGAAAAGAATTTGCTATGATTGGGCTTGAAAATAATGAAGTAGTGGGACTTTACAGTAACTCTATGAATTCATGTGAAAATCAAGATATAAAAATAAATCAAGATAGACAGACAGTGAGAACTAAGATTACACCATTAAAGTATAAGAGAAAAGGAAATACCAGATATATAATAAACTCAGAAAATCAATATGATATAATAAGTAAAGAAGGTAAGTATATTACAATTTTCTACGATATTCATGAAGAAAATAGAGTTTGTTCATATTTAATAATTGATAAAAGTACTGAAGATAGGTTTAAAAAATTGTATCCAGATGATAGAGAAGAAATTAAAAAATGTTTTGAACTTGAAGTTATAGACCTTGTAAATAGTGTTAGAAATCAAAGAGGATTAAACTCGCTGAGATACAGTGAACAGGCAACTTTGAGCTCAAGAAAACATAGTGAAGATATGAGAGATAATAATTTTTTTGACCATATAAATAAGAATAATGAAACTCCATTTGATAGAATGAAAAGAGAAGGGATAGTATATACTTCAGCTGGAGAAAACATAGCAGCAGGACAGATTAATGCAATATATGCACATGAAGCTTGGATGAATTCTGAAGGACATAGAAAAAATATTTTGGGGAATTATAATAATATTGGAGTTGGAGTAATATTTGGAGGAAGCTATAAAACATATTACACTCAAAACTTTTATAAATAA
- a CDS encoding polysaccharide deacetylase family protein yields the protein MTSWKKKTVYKCLIAVVLFCGIMLISNFSKVSALMTDTNGNVLIKHGSREKKLIAITFDDGPHPKETSQVLDVLKKYNVKATFFIAGKHAKWYKEPLVRASKEGHEIGNHTFNHPDISNLSSNQIEEEIVKCEDILKEVTGKKPTLFRPPFGSYREKDLIEIAKKHDYKVVLWTGVDVKDWKNPGANSIADKIINKVQNGDIILLHDYATNDTVEALDMFIPKMIEKGFKFVTVSELIK from the coding sequence ATGACATCATGGAAAAAAAAGACAGTATATAAGTGTTTAATAGCAGTAGTTTTGTTTTGCGGAATAATGTTAATATCTAATTTTAGTAAAGTTTCTGCTTTGATGACGGATACCAATGGAAATGTTTTGATTAAACATGGCTCAAGGGAAAAAAAGCTAATAGCAATTACCTTTGATGATGGACCTCATCCTAAAGAAACTAGTCAAGTTTTAGATGTGTTAAAAAAATACAATGTAAAAGCTACCTTTTTTATAGCAGGAAAGCATGCAAAATGGTATAAAGAGCCATTAGTAAGAGCAAGTAAGGAAGGTCACGAGATAGGAAATCATACTTTTAATCATCCTGATATAAGCAACTTAAGTTCTAATCAAATAGAAGAGGAGATTGTTAAGTGTGAAGATATCTTAAAGGAAGTAACTGGAAAAAAACCTACATTATTTAGACCACCATTTGGAAGTTATAGAGAAAAAGACCTAATTGAAATTGCAAAGAAGCATGACTATAAAGTTGTTTTATGGACAGGTGTAGATGTGAAAGATTGGAAAAATCCAGGAGCTAATAGTATTGCAGATAAAATAATTAATAAAGTACAAAATGGAGATATAATACTTTTACATGATTATGCAACTAATGATACAGTTGAAGCTTTAGATATGTTTATCCCAAAAATGATTGAAAAAGGTTTTAAATTCGTAACGGTTTCTGAGTTAATAAAATAA
- a CDS encoding aminodeoxychorismate/anthranilate synthase component II: MILMIDNYDSFVYNLVQYIEELGETVVVKRNNEIKIRDIEELNPEVIVLSPGPCSPKEAGICIDIVEFFKGKKPILGICLGHQTIGHVFGGDIIKAQQPVHGKVYSINHINEGVFRGLKNPLNVTRYHSLIIDSNTVPKELEVTATTDKGEIMGIRHKKYLIEGVQFHPEAILSEYGHEMLKNFITEARERIHM; encoded by the coding sequence ATGATTCTAATGATAGACAATTATGATTCTTTTGTATATAACCTAGTACAATATATAGAAGAATTAGGGGAAACAGTCGTAGTAAAAAGAAATAATGAAATCAAAATAAGGGACATTGAGGAACTAAATCCAGAGGTAATTGTGTTATCTCCAGGACCATGTTCTCCAAAAGAAGCTGGCATTTGTATAGATATTGTTGAGTTTTTTAAAGGGAAAAAACCTATACTAGGAATTTGTTTGGGTCACCAAACTATTGGTCATGTTTTTGGAGGAGATATTATAAAAGCTCAACAGCCTGTACATGGAAAAGTATACAGTATAAACCATATTAATGAGGGCGTTTTTAGGGGGCTTAAAAATCCTTTAAATGTCACTAGGTATCATTCACTAATAATTGATTCTAATACAGTTCCTAAAGAACTAGAAGTTACAGCAACCACTGATAAAGGAGAAATAATGGGAATTAGACATAAGAAATACTTAATAGAAGGAGTACAGTTCCATCCAGAAGCTATTTTATCAGAGTATGGGCATGAAATGCTGAAAAACTTTATAACAGAAGCTAGAGAAAGGATACATATGTAA
- the pabB gene encoding aminodeoxychorismate synthase component I: MIREINTKLNSFEIFTIFRNEHDSFILDSAMDKKKLGRYSFISSQPFKVLKYKNTDENPLEVLKEELHKYRVVNDTNLPFVGGAVGYLSYDLGNYIEKLPRTAIDDIDMPDMYFGFYNHVIVIDHLVEKTYIATPNIDIKLEEKIMDDIEQKILKEEKKGIDSICYQEKEVKPIRLKSNFTKEEFKNAVQSVREYIRQGDIYQANLTQRFSGETELTSFELYRDLRRFSPAPFGAFLNFEGTHILSNSPERFIRCVDKKIETRPIKGTRPRGKDKEEDLKLQQELKSSEKDRAELLMIVDLERNDIGRISKTGSVKVPELFVIEPYANVNHLVSTVVGELKDDKDATDVIKATFPGGSITGAPKIRAMEIIDELEPTQRNVYTGSIGYIGFNGDMDFNIAIRTIIKNDKKVYFQVGGGMTWDSDPDEEYQETLDKAKSIMKALRGYYEE; the protein is encoded by the coding sequence ATGATAAGAGAGATAAATACTAAACTGAATTCTTTTGAAATATTTACTATTTTTAGAAATGAACATGATAGTTTTATATTAGATAGTGCTATGGATAAAAAAAAATTGGGGAGATATTCTTTTATAAGTAGCCAACCATTCAAGGTATTAAAATATAAGAATACTGATGAAAATCCTTTAGAAGTTTTAAAAGAAGAACTACATAAATATAGAGTTGTAAATGATACTAATCTTCCGTTTGTAGGAGGGGCTGTAGGATATTTATCTTATGATTTAGGTAATTACATAGAAAAATTACCTAGAACTGCTATAGATGATATTGACATGCCTGATATGTATTTTGGATTTTATAATCATGTAATAGTTATAGACCATCTTGTGGAAAAAACTTACATAGCTACTCCAAACATAGATATAAAATTAGAAGAAAAGATAATGGATGATATAGAACAAAAAATATTAAAAGAAGAGAAAAAAGGTATAGATAGCATATGTTATCAAGAAAAAGAAGTAAAACCTATAAGACTTAAATCTAACTTTACAAAAGAAGAATTTAAAAATGCAGTTCAAAGTGTTAGAGAGTACATAAGACAGGGAGATATATACCAAGCTAATTTAACACAAAGGTTCAGTGGAGAAACAGAACTTACCAGTTTTGAATTGTATAGAGACTTGAGAAGATTTAGTCCAGCGCCATTCGGAGCATTTTTAAACTTTGAAGGTACACATATATTATCAAATTCTCCAGAACGATTTATAAGATGTGTCGATAAGAAAATAGAAACTAGACCAATAAAAGGTACTCGTCCAAGAGGTAAAGATAAAGAAGAGGACTTAAAACTTCAACAAGAACTTAAAAGTAGTGAAAAAGACAGAGCTGAACTACTTATGATAGTAGATTTAGAAAGAAATGATATTGGCAGAATATCTAAAACTGGAAGTGTAAAAGTTCCAGAACTATTTGTAATTGAACCATATGCAAATGTAAATCACTTAGTTTCAACAGTTGTAGGTGAGCTAAAAGATGATAAAGATGCTACTGATGTAATAAAAGCAACTTTTCCAGGGGGGTCTATAACAGGAGCACCTAAGATTAGAGCAATGGAAATTATAGATGAGCTGGAGCCAACGCAAAGAAATGTATATACTGGTTCAATAGGTTATATAGGTTTTAATGGTGATATGGATTTTAATATAGCGATTAGAACAATAATTAAAAATGATAAAAAAGTTTATTTTCAAGTTGGAGGAGGAATGACTTGGGATTCTGACCCAGATGAAGAATATCAAGAGACACTTGATAAAGCAAAATCTATAATGAAGGCTTTGAGGGGATATTATGAAGAATAA
- a CDS encoding aminotransferase class IV family protein has translation MKNNVGFDSSLSRFGIGLFETIKVKNGIPIDLNIHIERMLSSIKCLDLDINYKKDFLINEIITYIKKENVVDKALRITVFDEGYNISIRDIPYNQDTYEKGFRLTISPIVRGNSLIHRHKTTNYFENIYTKNVANKGGYNDGIFLNSEGVILECSMSNIFFIKEERVYTPSGKLPILNGIIKKRIIEICDELDIELVENEINISEISSFDFVFVTNSLMGIMKVTEIDKIKFNKENAVFNNILELLE, from the coding sequence ATGAAGAATAATGTAGGTTTTGATAGTAGTTTAAGTAGATTTGGAATTGGTTTGTTTGAAACTATTAAAGTTAAAAATGGCATACCAATAGATTTAAATATCCATATAGAAAGAATGCTAAGTTCAATAAAATGTTTAGATTTAGATATAAACTATAAAAAAGATTTCTTAATAAATGAAATTATTACATATATAAAAAAAGAAAATGTTGTTGATAAAGCACTTAGAATTACCGTTTTTGATGAAGGTTATAATATATCCATTAGGGATATTCCATATAATCAAGATACATATGAGAAGGGATTTAGATTGACTATATCGCCAATAGTTAGGGGGAATAGTTTAATTCATAGACATAAGACTACTAATTATTTTGAAAATATATATACCAAAAATGTCGCAAATAAGGGTGGTTATAATGATGGTATATTTTTAAATTCAGAAGGTGTAATATTAGAATGTTCTATGAGCAATATATTTTTCATAAAAGAAGAAAGAGTGTATACTCCTAGTGGTAAATTGCCAATATTAAATGGAATAATAAAAAAAAGGATTATAGAGATTTGTGACGAATTAGATATAGAGTTGGTAGAAAATGAAATTAATATATCAGAAATTAGTAGTTTTGATTTTGTTTTTGTCACAAATAGTCTTATGGGCATTATGAAAGTTACAGAAATTGACAAAATAAAATTTAATAAAGAAAATGCTGTTTTTAATAATATATTAGAATTATTAGAATAA
- the folE gene encoding GTP cyclohydrolase I FolE: MNKVDKEKIQHAVREILEAIGEDPDREGLVETPNRVARMYEEIFSGLSEEPRDHLKVLFADEKHEELVLVKDIPFYSCCEHHLVPFFGKAHIAYLPKGGRLTGLSKLARVIDTLAKRPQLQERITKNAADIIMEELQPYGVLVVVEAEHMCMTMRGVKKPGSKTVTSAVRGIFEKDIASRAEAMSLITMK; encoded by the coding sequence ATGAATAAAGTTGATAAAGAAAAGATACAACATGCAGTAAGAGAAATATTAGAGGCAATTGGGGAAGACCCAGATAGAGAAGGTTTAGTCGAGACTCCAAATAGAGTTGCTAGGATGTATGAAGAGATATTCTCTGGTCTTAGTGAAGAACCAAGAGACCACTTAAAAGTTCTTTTTGCAGATGAAAAACATGAAGAATTAGTATTGGTAAAAGATATTCCATTTTATTCATGCTGTGAGCATCATCTAGTTCCTTTCTTTGGAAAAGCTCATATTGCTTATTTACCAAAAGGAGGAAGACTTACAGGTCTTTCTAAACTTGCTAGAGTAATAGATACATTGGCAAAGAGACCACAATTACAAGAACGAATCACTAAAAATGCCGCAGATATAATAATGGAAGAATTACAACCTTATGGTGTCTTAGTAGTAGTAGAAGCTGAACATATGTGTATGACAATGAGAGGTGTAAAAAAACCAGGTTCAAAAACTGTTACATCAGCAGTGAGAGGGATATTTGAAAAGGATATTGCATCTAGGGCTGAGGCCATGAGTTTGATTACTATGAAGTAG
- the folP gene encoding dihydropteroate synthase — protein MFDYGKRTYIMGILNVTPDSFSDGGDFNNLDIAIQHAKDMVEQGADIIDLGGESTRPGHSYVDSDEELRRVIPVIKKLKRELDIPISIDTYKADVAEEALKLGVTMVNDVWGLRKDKKMASVIGKYDAEVCIMHNQDGTNYDKDIMESIKDFLKESIDMAIRCGVKKEKIVLDPGIGFGKDFEQNIEVLRRLNELKDLGYPILLGTSRKSVIGKVLPVEPKKRLEGTIATTVLGIRDGVDIVRVHDVYENLMAARMTDAIYRK, from the coding sequence GTGTTTGATTATGGTAAAAGGACTTATATAATGGGAATATTAAATGTAACTCCAGATAGTTTTTCTGATGGAGGAGATTTTAATAACTTAGACATAGCAATACAACACGCAAAAGATATGGTTGAACAAGGTGCTGATATAATAGACCTAGGAGGAGAATCTACACGCCCAGGTCATAGCTATGTAGACTCAGATGAAGAACTAAGAAGAGTAATTCCTGTAATAAAAAAACTTAAACGAGAATTAGATATACCAATATCAATAGACACTTATAAGGCAGATGTCGCAGAAGAAGCCTTAAAATTAGGTGTTACTATGGTAAATGATGTTTGGGGTCTTAGAAAAGATAAAAAAATGGCTTCTGTAATAGGAAAATATGATGCAGAAGTATGTATAATGCATAATCAAGATGGGACAAACTATGATAAAGATATAATGGAGTCAATAAAAGACTTTCTTAAGGAAAGTATAGATATGGCAATAAGATGTGGAGTAAAAAAAGAAAAAATAGTACTTGACCCAGGAATAGGATTTGGGAAGGATTTTGAACAAAATATTGAAGTATTAAGAAGATTAAATGAATTAAAAGACTTAGGTTATCCTATTTTGCTTGGGACATCTAGAAAATCAGTAATAGGAAAAGTACTTCCAGTTGAACCCAAAAAAAGATTGGAAGGTACAATAGCTACTACTGTCCTTGGTATAAGAGATGGCGTAGATATAGTTAGAGTGCATGATGTTTATGAAAACTTAATGGCAGCTAGAATGACTGATGCAATATATAGAAAGTAG
- the folB gene encoding dihydroneopterin aldolase yields the protein MDKILLSNLGFYGYHGVLKEENFLGQKFFVDMELYIDSREAGLSDDINKSVSYAEVYNVVKDITENKRFNLLEALAENIAEEVLNKFILINGVMVRVRKPEAPVNGIYDYFGVEIRRTRDE from the coding sequence ATGGATAAAATATTACTTAGTAATCTAGGATTCTATGGATATCATGGTGTTCTTAAAGAAGAAAATTTTCTAGGTCAGAAATTCTTTGTTGACATGGAGCTTTATATTGATTCAAGAGAAGCAGGGCTTAGTGATGATATAAATAAATCTGTAAGCTATGCTGAAGTTTACAATGTTGTTAAAGATATTACTGAAAATAAACGATTTAATCTTTTGGAGGCTTTGGCAGAAAATATTGCTGAAGAAGTCTTAAATAAATTTATACTTATAAATGGAGTTATGGTTAGAGTTAGAAAGCCTGAAGCTCCTGTAAATGGTATTTATGACTATTTTGGTGTTGAGATAAGGAGAACAAGAGATGAATAA
- the folK gene encoding 2-amino-4-hydroxy-6-hydroxymethyldihydropteridine diphosphokinase: protein MNKAYLGIGTNMGDRFDNLSKACELLKNSDSIYKVKESRLYETKPWGYTEQADFLNMCVEIETEFEPYELLEYCQEIEKELHRERIVHWGPRTIDVDILFFNDIVSNDERLIIPHPRIQDRAFVLIPLMDLNEELLINEKSIREHLNILSAEEREEVKELVGYERKPI, encoded by the coding sequence ATGAATAAGGCTTATTTGGGAATAGGTACTAATATGGGTGATAGATTTGATAATTTATCAAAAGCATGCGAACTTTTAAAAAATAGTGATTCTATATATAAAGTCAAAGAATCAAGGTTATACGAAACAAAACCATGGGGCTATACAGAACAAGCAGATTTTCTAAATATGTGTGTAGAAATAGAAACAGAGTTTGAACCTTATGAGTTGTTAGAATATTGTCAAGAAATAGAGAAAGAACTACACAGAGAGAGAATAGTGCATTGGGGACCAAGAACTATAGATGTAGATATACTATTTTTTAATGATATAGTTTCTAATGATGAAAGATTAATAATACCTCATCCAAGGATTCAAGACAGAGCTTTCGTTTTGATACCACTTATGGATTTAAATGAAGAACTTCTAATAAATGAAAAATCAATAAGAGAACATTTAAACATCCTATCTGCTGAAGAAAGAGAAGAAGTAAAGGAGCTTGTAGGTTATGAAAGAAAACCTATTTAA